One segment of Paenibacillus rhizovicinus DNA contains the following:
- a CDS encoding cache domain-containing sensor histidine kinase: protein MRWTSRLLSPFRFRKVRSRFMAAMVLLAVPPLFLLGYISFNIAKDTLTRTISQTNLDHLETSSEVADLLFRNIISLNRSIVLNDEIRGDLRSSEINTSVQQSEMNATTSSRLQWVINSDSYDSRYVNSLCVLDLYYQTYCLGKSDDAGIYETPTKKRDIEASDWYKRAVDAKGRVVFFDYNVLGDAPNTFSTVKLFRDSGDPNGRTLGLLIVNLSKTMFGSVFSESHNNGLFMAVDSSRDQLKVVYPEERPPDLPKMAGSLTDTENELRKRGYLVSEYRNQSTGWMLLHVMKKKELLKQSNRIGTATTLIASLIALVALLLSVVISGTITKPLIQIKKMMVDWNKGAREFGDKFPQDEVGTIGETFKRISSENEELSARLVHSELKEREAELRALQAQIKPHFLYNTLDSIYWMARLQKNQEAAQMALSLSESFKLSLNKGKETIPVYKELQHIDHYMTIQNIRYNNRFTYHADIDESIMSIEILKLIVQPLVENAIYHGLEPKLGTGKIEVTGRMEGEYLVFVVEDDGVGIVDMSVVDKGYGLTNVKDRIELYYGATSIFRMTSEAGAGTKVEVRFKPCREEA from the coding sequence ATGAGATGGACTTCGAGGCTGTTATCCCCGTTCCGATTCCGCAAAGTCAGAAGCCGCTTCATGGCGGCCATGGTCCTGCTGGCCGTGCCTCCGCTGTTCCTCCTCGGCTATATTTCGTTCAACATCGCCAAAGACACGCTGACGCGGACCATCTCGCAGACGAACCTCGATCATCTGGAGACTTCCAGCGAGGTAGCTGATTTGCTGTTCCGCAACATCATCAGCCTGAACCGTTCGATCGTCTTGAACGACGAGATCCGAGGCGACCTGCGGAGCAGCGAGATCAATACGAGCGTGCAGCAGAGCGAGATGAACGCCACCACCAGCAGCAGGCTGCAGTGGGTTATCAACAGCGATTCTTACGATTCGCGCTATGTCAATTCGCTCTGCGTGCTGGACCTCTATTACCAAACGTATTGTCTCGGCAAATCCGACGATGCGGGCATCTACGAGACGCCGACGAAGAAGCGGGACATCGAAGCGTCGGATTGGTACAAGCGCGCGGTCGACGCCAAGGGCAGGGTGGTGTTCTTCGACTATAACGTGCTCGGCGATGCGCCCAACACGTTCTCGACGGTCAAACTGTTCCGTGACTCCGGCGACCCGAACGGCCGAACGCTCGGCCTGCTGATCGTGAACCTATCGAAGACGATGTTCGGCAGCGTATTCAGCGAAAGCCATAATAATGGCCTGTTCATGGCGGTGGACTCCTCGCGGGACCAGCTTAAGGTGGTCTATCCCGAGGAGAGGCCGCCGGATCTGCCCAAGATGGCGGGCAGCTTGACCGATACGGAGAACGAGCTGCGCAAGCGGGGTTACCTGGTCAGCGAGTATCGGAACCAGTCGACGGGCTGGATGCTGCTGCACGTAATGAAGAAGAAGGAGCTGCTGAAGCAGTCGAACCGGATCGGTACGGCGACCACCTTGATCGCCTCGCTCATCGCGCTGGTGGCGCTGCTGCTCTCGGTGGTGATCTCCGGCACGATCACGAAGCCGCTCATTCAAATCAAGAAAATGATGGTCGATTGGAACAAGGGAGCGCGGGAATTCGGCGACAAGTTTCCGCAGGACGAGGTGGGCACGATCGGGGAGACGTTCAAGCGCATATCCTCGGAGAACGAGGAGCTGTCCGCGAGACTCGTCCATTCGGAGCTGAAGGAGAGGGAAGCCGAGCTGCGTGCGCTCCAGGCGCAGATCAAGCCTCATTTTCTGTATAACACGCTGGATTCGATCTATTGGATGGCCCGCTTGCAGAAGAATCAGGAGGCTGCCCAGATGGCGCTTTCGTTGTCCGAGAGCTTCAAGCTCAGCCTGAATAAGGGCAAAGAGACGATTCCCGTCTATAAGGAGCTTCAGCACATCGATCATTATATGACGATCCAGAACATTCGCTATAATAACCGGTTCACGTATCATGCGGACATCGACGAATCGATCATGAGCATCGAGATTCTGAAGCTGATCGTGCAGCCGCTCGTGGAGAATGCGATCTATCACGGTCTCGAGCCCAAGCTGGGAACGGGGAAGATCGAGGTAACGGGGAGAATGGAGGGCGAGTATCTCGTGTTCGTTGTCGAGGACGACGGGGTAGGCATCGTCGATATGTCGGTAGTCGATAAAGGGTACGGGCTCACCAATGTGAAGGACCGTATCGAGCTCTACTACGGGGCGACCAGCATCTTCCGAATGACAAGCGAAGCGGGCGCAGGCACCAAGGTAGAAGTAAGGTTCAAACCCTGTCGCGAGGAGGCGTAA
- a CDS encoding Gfo/Idh/MocA family protein: MEKQIRVGIIGLGGMGRAHAKHLRSLSGVEITAVCGQSMEKAEAFNAEHAGGTAAAYDRYEDMLEQETLDAVYVCIPPYAHRGQVEAAAKRGCAVFVEKPIALDSETAASMVLAVEQAGVLSQVGYHNRFGSAVRELKRMIDDGTAGVPTLFDGRYDCNSLHSPWWRDRSLSGGQVFEQAIHTYDLAMHLFGTPTRVSGLTGNLAHREISDYTVEDTSAAIVRFESGAMASICASNCAVPMEWNSSFTVVCSKATVYFMGPNKAEFVLTGGAEPVRRLFEEEVDVYLEENIAFIAALRGEGPELCPIGDGLASLRLVEKVMQSAELDGTMLQFE, encoded by the coding sequence GTGGAGAAACAGATTCGGGTCGGTATTATCGGACTAGGCGGTATGGGCCGCGCGCATGCGAAACATTTGAGAAGTTTGTCCGGGGTCGAGATTACGGCCGTATGCGGGCAATCGATGGAGAAGGCGGAAGCGTTCAATGCGGAGCATGCGGGCGGCACGGCAGCGGCGTATGATCGCTATGAAGATATGCTGGAGCAGGAGACGTTGGATGCGGTCTATGTGTGCATCCCGCCTTACGCGCATCGGGGCCAGGTGGAAGCCGCAGCCAAACGAGGCTGTGCCGTCTTCGTAGAGAAGCCGATCGCCTTGGATTCGGAAACGGCGGCTAGCATGGTTCTGGCAGTGGAGCAAGCGGGCGTTCTGTCCCAGGTGGGCTACCATAATCGCTTCGGCTCCGCGGTGCGGGAGCTGAAACGGATGATCGACGACGGCACGGCCGGCGTTCCCACGCTGTTCGACGGGCGTTACGACTGCAATTCGCTCCATTCGCCATGGTGGCGAGATCGCAGCCTCTCCGGCGGACAAGTGTTCGAGCAGGCGATACATACGTATGACCTGGCGATGCATCTGTTCGGCACCCCGACGCGCGTCAGCGGGTTGACGGGGAATCTGGCCCACCGCGAAATATCCGACTATACCGTCGAAGATACGAGCGCCGCGATCGTTCGTTTCGAATCCGGCGCGATGGCGTCGATCTGCGCCTCCAACTGCGCGGTGCCGATGGAATGGAACAGCTCCTTCACGGTCGTTTGCAGCAAGGCGACCGTTTACTTCATGGGGCCGAACAAGGCGGAATTCGTCCTGACGGGCGGTGCCGAGCCGGTTCGCCGGCTGTTCGAGGAAGAGGTCGACGTTTACTTGGAGGAGAACATCGCGTTCATCGCGGCGCTGCGCGGCGAAGGACCCGAGCTGTGTCCGATCGGCGATGGACTTGCGAGCCTTCGGCTCGTCGAGAAGGTCATGCAATCGGCCGAGCTGGACGGGACGATGCTGCAGTTCGAATAG